In Phragmites australis chromosome 24, lpPhrAust1.1, whole genome shotgun sequence, the following are encoded in one genomic region:
- the LOC133907722 gene encoding xyloglucan galactosyltransferase KATAMARI1 homolog has product MDAADKNDGGGGGGGGGVLRPSRICYLAILSTAFWALVFYLHTCMQGGNGVASVLFNPSAFSLPLLSSTIAGGRPPPEQVPASAVAAAQENGSVTAPSADDRCAGRYVYMYDLPPRFNDEIVRDCSKLDPGTDMCPYVVNCGMGKALGDEGGVFSGRGWYDTHQFMLDVIFHGRMKAYECLTDDSSLANAVFVPFYASLDGGRHIISWSGTSTRDALALDLVQWLARRPEWRTMGGRDHFFVAGRTTWDFRRYTDADNEWGTKLLNLPAVQNMTALVLEISPWSRSNFAVPYPTYFHPETAASVLAWQEKVRKAERRWLFSFAGAPRPGFNHTVRAEIIQQCGASSRCRLYSCGGASGGANCSSPGGVMRLFESSNFCLQPRGDSLTRRSTFDTILAGCIPVFFHPGSAYTQYTLHLPKDPKKYSALIMHTDITGRNVSIEETLSKIPPEVVQAMREEVIALIPRVVYADPRSRRVDFKDAFDVAVEGVLDRVAERRRGTVNGREQ; this is encoded by the coding sequence ATGGACGCTGCCGACAagaacgacggcggcggcggtggcggcggaggtggcgTGCTCCGGCCGTCCCGGATATGCTACCTCGCCATTCTCTCGACCGCCTTCTGGGCCTTGGTGTTCTACCTGCACACCTGCATGCAAGGCGGCAACGGCGTGGCGTCCGTCTTGTTCAACCCGTCGGCGTTCTCCCTTCCCCTGCTGTCCAGCACCATCGCCGGCGGGCGCCCTCCACCCGAGCAAGTGCCGgcgtcggcggtggcggcggcgcaggagaaCGGAAGCGTGACGGCGCCGTCGGCCGACGACCGTTGCGCCGGACGGTACGTTTACATGTACGACCTGCCGCCGCGCTTCAACGACGAAATCGTCCGTGACTGCAGCAAGCTCGACCCGGGGACGGACATGTGCCCGTACGTGGTCAACTGCGGCATGGGCAAGGCGCTAGGCGATGAAGGGGGCGTCTTCTCCGGCCGTGGCTGGTATGACACCCACCAGTTCATGCTTGACGTCATCTTCCACGGCCGGATGAAGGCCTACGAGTGCCTGACCGACGACTCCTCTCTGGCCAACGCCGTGTTCGTGCCGTTCTACGCCAGCTTGGACGGCGGGAGGCATATCATCTCGTGGAGTGGCACCTCGACGAGGGACGCGCTCGCCCTGGACCTCGTGCAGTGGCTGGCGCGGCGTCCGGAGTGGCGCACCATGGGCGGCCGAGACCACTTCTTCGTGGCTGGCCGGACCACGTGGGACTTCCGGCGGTACACCGACGCCGACAATGAGTGGGGCACCAAGCTGCTCAACCTCCCGGCCGTCCAGAACATGACGGCGCTCGTCCTGGAGATCAGCCCGTGGAGCCGGAGTAACTTCGCGGTACCCTACCCGACGTACTTTCACCCCGAGACAGCCGCCTCCGTGCTCGCCTGGCAGGAGAAGGTTCGCAAGGCGGAGCGCAGGTGGCTCTTCTCGTTCGCTGGCGCGCCCCGCCCCGGGTTCAACCATACAGTCCGTGCAGAGATCATACAGCAGTGCGGCGCGTCAAGCCGCTGCAGGCTCTACAGCTGCGGCGGCGCCAGTGGCGGCGCAAATTGCAGCTCGCCGGGCGGTGTGATGCGCCTCTTCGAGAGCTCGAACTTCTGCCTCCAGCCTCGCGGGGACTCGCTGACGCGGCGGTCAACGTTCGACACCATCCTGGCCGGCTGCATCCCGGTGTTCTTCCACCCCGGCTCGGCGTACACCCAGTACACGCTGCACCTCCCAAAGGACCCCAAGAAGTACTCGGCGCTCATCATGCACACCGATATCACCGGCCGGAACGTGAGCATCGAGGAGACGCTGAGCAAGATCCCGCCGGAGGTGGTGCAGGCGATGCGGGAGGAGGTGATCGCGCTCATTCCGAGGGTGGTGTACGCGGACCCGAGGTCGAGGCGCGTGGATTTCAAGGACGCGTTCGATGTCGCGGTGGAGGGGGTTCTTGATCGGGTGGCCGAGCGGCGGCGGGGCACGGTCAATGGCCGGGAGCAGTAA